ACGCTGTCCTCGGTCGGCGTCGTCATCGGAGCCGTCATTCTCATCTTCTTCCCGACGCTTACCTGGATCGACCCTGTCGTCTCGCTTCTTATCTCGTTCTATATCATCAAAGAATCGAAAGACATTTTTTTGCGTACCGTCGACATTCTCATGCAGTCGTCGGCCGAGCTCGATTACGAAGAGATGAAACGATCCGTTGAAGCCATAGACGGAGTGCAGAACATCCATCACGTTCATACCTGGCTTGCCAATGAAAGAACCATCCACTTCGAAGCCCACATCGAACTGGAAGATATGCTTCTTTCACAGACGGCGGCGATTCGCGAGCGTATTCAACGGCTGCTTGAGGATCAATTCGGTGTGAGCCACATCACGCTGCAGTTTGAGTGCCGCTGCTGCGCGGAACGTACGATCTATGTAAAAGAACCGACTCCTGTTCACCATCACGACCATTCCCGATGCGCGCACGGTTAACACATCACGCACGATACATAGGATCCAAAAACAGACTGATCGGTTTTTATCCTGGCAGGAGCGCATCGCATGCTCAGCCTCACTGATTGTCCACCATTCAAGTACATCACTGCCGCTCTTTCCCAGGCTCTTTAAAGCTTCTTTACAAAATAAAATTGACATCTCCTATCGGCAAAGAAGGGTCGGCCTGTAGTTCGATCGCGTATCATCAAAACATACATAAAAAGAAACCGATCCCGAGCCTACAGGAGTCAAAGCAT
This region of Leptonema illini DSM 21528 genomic DNA includes:
- a CDS encoding cation diffusion facilitator family transporter codes for the protein MHHHGEISGRRLLWVTLINLVITIAEVIGGIVTGSIALLSDSAHNLSDTISIVLSYVALRIALRTATPRRSYGYKRAEILAAFLNSLFLLLISAYLIYEAIARFYRPEPIKGDWMLIVAVIGLVGNLVCVMLLHQHANHSLNIRSGYLHLLADTLSSVGVVIGAVILIFFPTLTWIDPVVSLLISFYIIKESKDIFLRTVDILMQSSAELDYEEMKRSVEAIDGVQNIHHVHTWLANERTIHFEAHIELEDMLLSQTAAIRERIQRLLEDQFGVSHITLQFECRCCAERTIYVKEPTPVHHHDHSRCAHG